In a single window of the Ooceraea biroi isolate clonal line C1 chromosome 8, Obir_v5.4, whole genome shotgun sequence genome:
- the LOC105280064 gene encoding zinc finger protein 627 produces MRRHDLKADEECENVRRKASSRSAEHERRSSKSHKRKEHAAGGRKSKSGVVDKVVHKVEPREENEETPIELLYLGKDPIASGVSCDVEMEPSVSNEDNYILVPPLDAFKDAELSVENLLEQSMDKMAKNQKNARWRQSYNRMVFLRKHAASNSNESTASEDISQSTSTDEHERIPKIEDITSYEDDDEEEQNAKSKRDKKWEKKLHPLSLRYTDKKRPYLKCPACGATFFSPNTYQRHLISHVYKTSESYACNFCNYSNAEPGMLFAHLTKHQNQCESCNESLLRKDNYEKHFQCTSGTLDCTLKRDHHGMFVCAVCELVFDLSAQLEKHWFKHTCKKQKSYQCNECSGLYENTETLKNHICLKCPICGEVYESLHRLKIHTMWTKHNLKCPICSYEFILSMDHEKHMALHRKVYQPMKDYMHCLRAADGKTFQCNLCDKIFYALPTLLTHLTEEHDVGNVKVEEEEEEEEAIMDEDDSYELKGDAIDIVVVPDFKDSDGYFDSCSDMDSTLQQETDLYDPS; encoded by the coding sequence atgAGGCGGCACGACCTGAAGGCCGACGAGGAGTGCGAGAACGTGCGCAGGAAGGCGAGCAGCAGGAGCGCGGAGCACGAGAGGCGAAGTAGCAAGAGCCACAAGAGGAAGGAGCACGCCGCCGGTGGCCGAAAGTCCAAGAGCGGCGTGGTGGACAAGGTCGTGCACAAGGTGGAACCGCGggaggagaacgaggagaCGCCGATCGAGCTGCTCTACCTGGGCAAGGACCCGATCGCGTCCGGCGTGTCCTGCGACGTCGAGATGGAGCCGTCCGTGTCCAACGAGGACAACTACATCCTGGTACCGCCCCTGGACGCGTTCAAGGACGCGGAATTGAGCGTGGAGAATCTGCTGGAGCAGAGCATGGACAAGATGGCGAAGAACCAGAAGAACGCCAGGTGGAGGCAGAGCTACAACCGGATGGTGTTCCTGCGCAAGCACGCAGCCAGCAACAGCAACGAGTCGACGGCGAGCGAGGACATCAGCCAGAGCACGTCGACGGACGAGCACGAGCGTATACCGAAGATCGAGGACATCACGTCGTACGAGGACGACGATGAGGAGGAGCAGAACGCGAAGAGCAAGCGGGATAAGAAGTGGGAGAAGAAGCTGCACCCCCTGTCGCTGCGCTACACCGACAAGAAGAGGCCGTACCTCAAGTGCCCCGCGTGCGGCGCGACCTTCTTCAGCCCGAACACCTACCAGAGGCACCTCATCTCCCACGTGTACAAGACGTCGGAGAGCTACGCGTGTAACTTCTGCAACTACTCGAACGCGGAGCCCGGCATGCTGTTCGCCCACCTGACCAAGCACCAGAACCAGTGCGAGTCCTGTAACGAGAGCCTGCTGCGCAAGGACAATTACGAGAAGCACTTTCAGTGCACGAGCGGCACGCTGGACTGTACCCTGAAGCGCGACCATCACGGCATGTTCGTGTGCGCGGTGTGCGAGCTCGTGTTCGACCTGTCCGCGCAGCTGGAGAAGCACTGGTTCAAGCACACCTGCAAGAAGCAGAAGTCGTATCAGTGCAACGAGTGCAGCGGTCTCTACGAGAACACGGAGACCCTGAAGAATCACATATGCCTCAAGTGTCCGATCTGCGGCGAGGTGTACGAGAGCCTGCACCGGCTGAAGATACACACCATGTGGACGAAGCACAACCTCAAGTGTCCGATCTGTTCGTACGAGTTTATCCTCTCGATGGACCACGAGAAGCACATGGCCCTGCACAGGAAGGTCTACCAGCCGATGAAGGACTACATGCACTGTCTACGCGCCGCCGACGGCAAAACTTTCCAGTGCAATCTCTGCGACAAGATATTCTACGCCCTGCCGACCCTCCTCACCCACCTCACGGAGGAGCACGACGTGGGCAACGTgaaggtggaggaggaggaggaggaggaagaggctATCATGGACGAGGACGACAGCTACGAGCTGAAAGGAGACGCCATCGACATCGTTGTGGTTCCCGACTTTAAAGACTCCGACGGCTACTTCGACAGCTGCAGCGACATGGACTCCACTCTGCAGCAGGAAACTGATCTCTACGACCCGTCATAA
- the LOC105280072 gene encoding uncharacterized protein LOC105280072 isoform X2: MMWLHYTHYLEMPPRTGSVTGNFHHRKLRMCRSTRLFLVLQCTYAFASVPESAKQQKRGVIGNDGWIGLPNSYGYGHPWTVDHSPWRGLKLSDVNLHAGLHLGGAIPYGKGGITLTPGILKTLPVYITKHVVLEKPVPVPEPVIIEKPYHIPVEKVIPVPIEKIVHKPVPVPIPVPQAVPIPVEHPIPIPVKQPIAVPVHQLFPVPVKHPVPLPIPVPVPIHALPPPSLPLIAAHGLAGGIYGRGYAAGHLFMHPSVHLGHGIANPDHGFGHGFGHAFGHALTHGYGHDYGYVHDNVHADHLHHHVHGHEHKKRKTDKN; encoded by the exons ATGATGTGG CTTCATTACACCCATTATCTTGAAATGCCGCCGCGAACTGGATCCGTCACGGGCAACTTTCATCACCGGAAGCTTAGGATGTGCCGATCAACCAGA CTGTTCCTGGTACTACAATGCACTTACGCGTTCGCGTCGGTGCCGGAAAGTGCGAAACAACAGAAACGAGGTGTCATCGGTAATGACGGGTGGATTGGTCTACCAAATTCGTATGGATATGGGCATCCGTGGACAGTGGATCACTCCCCATGGAGAGGACTCAAGCTGTCCGACGTCAACTTGCACGCGGG ATTGCACTTGGGTGGTGCCATTCCTTACGGGAAGGGTGGTATCACTCTGACACCCGGAATCCTGAAGACCCTCCCAGTGTACATAACGAAGCACGTGGTGCTGGAGAAACCGGTACCAGTTCCGGAACCGGTGATAATAGAGAAACCGTATCACATACCGGTGGAGAAGGTGATTCCGGTGCCGATTGAGAAGATAGTCCACAAACCGGTGCCCGTGCCGATACCGGTGCCTCAG GCGGTGCCGATCCCCGTGGAGCACCCAATACCCATCCCAGTGAAGCAACCGATTGCAGTACCAGTGCATCAGCTATTTCCGGTGCCCGTGAAGCACCCGGTACCGCTGCCGATTCCGGTTCCAGTTCCGATTCATGCGCTCccgccgccgtcgctgccGCTGATCGCGGCGCACGGCCTTGCTGGCGGCATCTACGGGCGCGGCTACGCGGCCGGTCACCTCTTCATGCATCCGTCGGTACACTTGGGCCACGGCATCGCCAATCCCGATCACGGCTTCGGTCATGGCTTCGGTCATGCATTCGGTCACGCGTTGACGCACGGTTACGGCCATGATTACGGCTATGTTCACGACAATGTCCACGCCGATCATCTCCATCATCATGTCCACGGACATGAgcacaaaaagagaaaaaccgACAAAAATTGA
- the LOC105280072 gene encoding uncharacterized protein LOC105280072 isoform X1 produces the protein MIWICQTLNSPIRKYKRLSLRRSCEQCTRDERAMLKSLLFLVLQCTYAFASVPESAKQQKRGVIGNDGWIGLPNSYGYGHPWTVDHSPWRGLKLSDVNLHAGLHLGGAIPYGKGGITLTPGILKTLPVYITKHVVLEKPVPVPEPVIIEKPYHIPVEKVIPVPIEKIVHKPVPVPIPVPQAVPIPVEHPIPIPVKQPIAVPVHQLFPVPVKHPVPLPIPVPVPIHALPPPSLPLIAAHGLAGGIYGRGYAAGHLFMHPSVHLGHGIANPDHGFGHGFGHAFGHALTHGYGHDYGYVHDNVHADHLHHHVHGHEHKKRKTDKN, from the exons ATGATCTGGATTTGTCAAACTCTCAATAGTCCGATCCGCAAATATAAAAGGCTCTCGCTGCGACGATCTTGCGAACAGTGCACTCGCGACGAGAGAGCAATGCTGAAGTCCCTT CTGTTCCTGGTACTACAATGCACTTACGCGTTCGCGTCGGTGCCGGAAAGTGCGAAACAACAGAAACGAGGTGTCATCGGTAATGACGGGTGGATTGGTCTACCAAATTCGTATGGATATGGGCATCCGTGGACAGTGGATCACTCCCCATGGAGAGGACTCAAGCTGTCCGACGTCAACTTGCACGCGGG ATTGCACTTGGGTGGTGCCATTCCTTACGGGAAGGGTGGTATCACTCTGACACCCGGAATCCTGAAGACCCTCCCAGTGTACATAACGAAGCACGTGGTGCTGGAGAAACCGGTACCAGTTCCGGAACCGGTGATAATAGAGAAACCGTATCACATACCGGTGGAGAAGGTGATTCCGGTGCCGATTGAGAAGATAGTCCACAAACCGGTGCCCGTGCCGATACCGGTGCCTCAG GCGGTGCCGATCCCCGTGGAGCACCCAATACCCATCCCAGTGAAGCAACCGATTGCAGTACCAGTGCATCAGCTATTTCCGGTGCCCGTGAAGCACCCGGTACCGCTGCCGATTCCGGTTCCAGTTCCGATTCATGCGCTCccgccgccgtcgctgccGCTGATCGCGGCGCACGGCCTTGCTGGCGGCATCTACGGGCGCGGCTACGCGGCCGGTCACCTCTTCATGCATCCGTCGGTACACTTGGGCCACGGCATCGCCAATCCCGATCACGGCTTCGGTCATGGCTTCGGTCATGCATTCGGTCACGCGTTGACGCACGGTTACGGCCATGATTACGGCTATGTTCACGACAATGTCCACGCCGATCATCTCCATCATCATGTCCACGGACATGAgcacaaaaagagaaaaaccgACAAAAATTGA
- the LOC105280343 gene encoding tetra-peptide repeat homeobox protein 1 isoform X1 has protein sequence MSLVLATSVAVTVEKNWNARIGSSTQGKKHGKRGLDDLGYGFGIQQEHPEHVYGPPVHSPPVYEVPAPDLAHPVPGHVPEPQPPIAIGHPVAAVPVPVPQPVPHPVPHPFAVAVAVPVTKHVPVAVPVPVHVDRAVPVAVPVPKPYPVPVEKIVHVDRPVPVPVEKPIHIPVDRPVHVPVPVPKPYPVTLEKIVHVDRPYLVHVAVPVHIPKPYPVPVAIHAHYKSHGW, from the exons ATGTCACTGGTGTTGGCTACCAGTGTAGCTGTCACTGTCGAGAAGAATTGGAATGCACGAATTGGTTCGTCCACCCAAGGGAAGAAACATGGCAAAAGAGGTCTGGACGACTTGGGATACGGTTTTGGGATACAGCAAGAGCACCCGGAACACGTGTACGGCCCGCCAGTTCATTCGCCCCCGGTTTACGAAGTTCCCGCGCCAGATCTTGCGCATCCGGTACCGGGACATGTACCGGAACCGCAACCACCCATTGCCATTGGGCACCCAGTCG CAGCTGTACCCGTGCCGGTTCCGCAGCCGGTGCCACACCCGGTACCGCATCCGTTTGCGGTAGCCGTGGCGGTGCCGGTCACGAAGCACGTGCCGGTCGCCGTACCCGTACCGGTTCACGTCGACCGCGCCGTACCGGTAGCAGTACCGGTGCCCAAACCCTACCCTGTTCCCGTGGAAAAGATCGTCCATGTGGATCGGCCGGTACCGGTACCGGTGGAGAAGCCGATACACATTCCGGTTGATCGGCCGGTGCACGTGCCAGTTCCGGTGCCCAAGCCGTACCCGGTTACCCTCGAGAAGATCGTGCACGTGGACCGGCCGTACTTGGTGCACGTGGCCGTGCCGGTGCACATACCCAAACCGTACCCGGTACCGGTCGCCATACACGCGCACTACAAATCACATGGATGGTGA
- the LOC105280343 gene encoding zinc finger protein 512B isoform X2: MSLVLATSVAVTVEKNWNARIGSSTQGKKHGKRGLDDLGYGFGIQQEHPEHVYGPPVHSPPVYEVPAPDLAHPVPGHVPEPQPPIAIGHPVAVPVPVPQPVPHPVPHPFAVAVAVPVTKHVPVAVPVPVHVDRAVPVAVPVPKPYPVPVEKIVHVDRPVPVPVEKPIHIPVDRPVHVPVPVPKPYPVTLEKIVHVDRPYLVHVAVPVHIPKPYPVPVAIHAHYKSHGW; this comes from the exons ATGTCACTGGTGTTGGCTACCAGTGTAGCTGTCACTGTCGAGAAGAATTGGAATGCACGAATTGGTTCGTCCACCCAAGGGAAGAAACATGGCAAAAGAGGTCTGGACGACTTGGGATACGGTTTTGGGATACAGCAAGAGCACCCGGAACACGTGTACGGCCCGCCAGTTCATTCGCCCCCGGTTTACGAAGTTCCCGCGCCAGATCTTGCGCATCCGGTACCGGGACATGTACCGGAACCGCAACCACCCATTGCCATTGGGCACCCAGTCG CTGTACCCGTGCCGGTTCCGCAGCCGGTGCCACACCCGGTACCGCATCCGTTTGCGGTAGCCGTGGCGGTGCCGGTCACGAAGCACGTGCCGGTCGCCGTACCCGTACCGGTTCACGTCGACCGCGCCGTACCGGTAGCAGTACCGGTGCCCAAACCCTACCCTGTTCCCGTGGAAAAGATCGTCCATGTGGATCGGCCGGTACCGGTACCGGTGGAGAAGCCGATACACATTCCGGTTGATCGGCCGGTGCACGTGCCAGTTCCGGTGCCCAAGCCGTACCCGGTTACCCTCGAGAAGATCGTGCACGTGGACCGGCCGTACTTGGTGCACGTGGCCGTGCCGGTGCACATACCCAAACCGTACCCGGTACCGGTCGCCATACACGCGCACTACAAATCACATGGATGGTGA